One genomic segment of Streptomyces sp. RerS4 includes these proteins:
- a CDS encoding LytTR family DNA-binding domain-containing protein, whose product MLRVLAVDDEKPLLEELLYLLRSDPRVRSAEGAGDATEALRRITRALEGGPDGPDGVDVVFLDIQMAGLTGLDIARLLSGFARPPLIVFVTAHEGFAVQAFDLKAVDYVLKPVRPERLAEAVRRVCDLLGRTARTPEPVDPAEVPPTVAAPRRPAPEITVADRAPDQIAVELGGVTRFVAIADIAYVEAQGDYARLHTAEGSHLVRIPLSTLEERWAARGFVRIHRRHLVALTRIDELRMDAGTTTVRVGAAELQVSRRHARELRDLLMRQATG is encoded by the coding sequence ATGTTGCGCGTACTGGCCGTCGACGACGAGAAGCCCCTGCTGGAGGAACTCCTCTACCTGCTGCGCTCCGACCCGCGGGTGCGCAGCGCGGAGGGCGCCGGCGACGCCACCGAGGCGCTGCGCCGGATCACGCGGGCGCTGGAGGGCGGGCCGGACGGGCCCGACGGTGTCGACGTGGTGTTCCTGGACATCCAGATGGCCGGCCTGACCGGCCTGGACATCGCACGGCTGCTGTCCGGGTTCGCCCGGCCGCCGCTGATCGTGTTCGTCACCGCCCACGAGGGTTTCGCCGTCCAGGCGTTCGACCTCAAGGCGGTGGACTACGTCCTCAAGCCCGTGCGGCCGGAGCGGTTGGCCGAGGCCGTGCGGCGGGTCTGCGACCTGCTCGGCCGCACCGCGCGGACGCCGGAGCCGGTGGATCCCGCCGAGGTCCCGCCGACCGTGGCGGCGCCGCGCAGGCCGGCCCCGGAGATCACCGTCGCCGACCGCGCGCCGGACCAGATCGCCGTCGAACTGGGCGGCGTCACACGGTTCGTGGCCATCGCCGACATCGCGTACGTGGAGGCCCAGGGCGACTACGCCCGGCTGCACACCGCCGAGGGCAGCCATCTGGTGCGGATCCCGCTGTCGACGCTGGAGGAACGCTGGGCGGCGCGCGGGTTCGTCCGGATCCACCGCCGTCACCTGGTGGCGCTCACCCGCATCGACGAGTTGCGGATGGACGCCGGCACCACCACCGTCCGCGTCGGCGCGGCCGAGCTCCAGGTCAGCCGGCGCCACGCGCGCGAACTGCGCGACCTGTTGATGCGTCAGGCCACGGGCTGA
- a CDS encoding cation acetate symporter: MNQTYALTAVTVVVLVTVFVGALGLRISRTTSDFYVASRTVGPRLNAAAISGEYLSAASFLGVAGLVLLQGPEMLWYPVGYTAGYLVLLVLVAAPLRRSGAYTLPDFAEARLQSRAVRRIAVLFVLGVGWLYLLPQLQGAGLTLEVLTGAPRWVGGVVVACVVAAAVAAGGMRSITFVQAFQYWLKLTALLVPAFFLIAAWAGDGAPRASFDAPAVFREHTAVTLGEDVRLSLDAPLTVRVTGQVDGRVLRDTPLTMTTGQHTVKARTRLEFAPGSVVPDSRAGQPRDVPGWSQPLAGERREHRLYATYGLILATFLGTMGLPHVAVRFYTSPDGRAARRSTLVVLGLLGVFYLLPQVYGALGRIYAPELALTGDADAAVLVLPERMVGGLLGDLLGALLAGGAFAAFLSTASGLTMAVAGVLHQDVLPRRGLASFRLAVVAALAVPLAGGVLATHVPVADAVGLAFAVSASSFCPLLVLGIWWSRLTPPGAVAGLLAGGGAALGAVVVTRWGMAPEGWAHALLAWPAVWSVPLGFLTMTLVSLATPSRIPAGTAVALARLHLPEDVAGERVAGRAR; encoded by the coding sequence GTGAACCAGACGTACGCGCTGACCGCGGTCACCGTCGTCGTCCTGGTCACGGTGTTCGTCGGCGCGCTGGGTCTGCGGATATCCCGGACCACCTCCGACTTCTACGTCGCCTCGCGCACCGTCGGGCCGCGTCTGAACGCGGCGGCCATCAGCGGGGAGTACCTCTCCGCCGCCTCCTTCCTCGGGGTCGCCGGCCTGGTGCTGCTCCAGGGGCCGGAGATGCTCTGGTACCCCGTCGGCTACACGGCCGGGTACCTCGTGCTGTTGGTGCTGGTCGCGGCGCCGCTGCGGCGCTCGGGCGCGTACACGCTGCCCGACTTCGCCGAGGCCCGGCTCCAGTCGCGGGCGGTCCGGCGGATCGCGGTGTTGTTCGTCCTCGGGGTGGGCTGGCTGTACCTGTTGCCGCAGTTGCAGGGGGCCGGGCTGACGCTGGAGGTGCTGACCGGCGCCCCGCGGTGGGTCGGCGGGGTGGTGGTCGCCTGTGTGGTGGCCGCGGCCGTGGCGGCGGGCGGGATGCGCAGCATCACCTTCGTGCAGGCCTTCCAGTACTGGCTGAAGCTGACCGCCCTGCTGGTGCCCGCCTTCTTCCTGATCGCCGCGTGGGCGGGGGACGGCGCGCCGCGCGCCTCCTTCGACGCCCCGGCCGTCTTCCGCGAGCACACCGCCGTCACGCTCGGCGAGGACGTGCGGCTGTCGTTGGACGCCCCGCTGACGGTGCGGGTGACGGGCCAGGTCGACGGCCGTGTCCTGCGGGACACCCCGCTGACGATGACCACCGGGCAGCACACCGTGAAGGCCCGCACCCGACTGGAGTTCGCCCCCGGCAGCGTCGTGCCCGACTCCCGCGCCGGACAGCCGCGGGACGTGCCCGGCTGGTCGCAGCCGCTGGCCGGGGAGCGGCGCGAGCACCGGCTGTACGCCACGTACGGGCTGATACTGGCCACCTTCCTCGGCACGATGGGCCTGCCCCACGTCGCGGTGCGCTTCTACACCAGTCCCGACGGGCGGGCCGCGCGCCGCAGCACCCTGGTCGTCCTCGGACTGCTCGGCGTCTTCTACCTGTTGCCCCAGGTGTACGGGGCCCTCGGGCGGATCTACGCGCCCGAGCTGGCGCTCACCGGGGACGCCGACGCGGCGGTGCTGGTGCTGCCGGAACGGATGGTGGGCGGGCTGCTCGGCGATCTGCTGGGCGCGCTGCTGGCGGGGGGCGCGTTCGCCGCGTTCCTCTCGACGGCCTCGGGGCTGACGATGGCGGTGGCCGGGGTGCTGCACCAGGACGTGCTGCCCCGGCGGGGGCTCGCCAGCTTCCGGCTGGCGGTGGTGGCGGCGCTGGCGGTGCCGCTGGCGGGTGGGGTCCTGGCCACGCACGTGCCGGTCGCGGACGCGGTGGGGCTGGCGTTCGCCGTGTCGGCGTCGTCCTTCTGCCCGCTGCTGGTGCTCGGCATCTGGTGGTCCCGGCTGACCCCGCCGGGCGCGGTGGCGGGGCTGCTCGCGGGCGGTGGGGCGGCGCTCGGCGCGGTGGTGGTGACCCGCTGGGGGATGGCTCCGGAGGGCTGGGCGCACGCGCTGCTGGCGTGGCCGGCGGTGTGGTCGGTGCCGCTCGGGTTCCTGACGATGACGCTGGTGTCGCTGGCGACCCCGTCGCGGATACCGGCCGGGACGGCGGTGGCGCTGGCCCGGCTGCACCTGCCCGAGGACGTGGCCGGGGAGCGGGTCGCGGGGCGGGCCCGGTGA
- a CDS encoding histidine kinase gives MSGAQLAPLAVVVAALLVAVGWVAGRRFAGRGRRGAVAVLGTPVERATFHTLHTASLAAPPLRAGLTEDAARKAARRLRSLLGTEALCLTDRDTVLAWDGPGADHHQRRVMARVALMLESGRSQSVRTQCERPDCPLRWAVFAPLTGEDGVLGALVAYGSRESAVLVRAATEVARWVSVQLELSELDRARTRLMEAEIKALRAQISPHFIFNSLAAIASFVRTDPERARDLLLEFADFTRYSFRRHGEFTTLAEELRSIQQYLALAGARFGDRLKVTLQVAPEVLPVALPFLCLQPLVENAVKHGLEDSTGECRITIAARDAGAEAVLTIEDNGVGMDPALLRRILAGEVSGSSSGIGLPNVDERMRQVYGDDYGLVIETGIGAGMKITVTIPKYRAGVHSSGPETSRSRVDRAGPWHPGDGAA, from the coding sequence GTGAGCGGGGCGCAGCTCGCGCCGCTGGCCGTGGTGGTCGCGGCGCTGCTCGTGGCGGTGGGGTGGGTGGCGGGTCGCCGCTTCGCGGGGCGGGGCCGGCGCGGGGCGGTGGCGGTGCTGGGCACGCCGGTCGAGCGGGCGACGTTCCACACGCTGCACACCGCTTCGTTGGCCGCTCCCCCGCTGCGGGCGGGGCTCACGGAGGACGCCGCGCGCAAGGCGGCCCGCCGGCTGCGCTCGCTCCTGGGGACGGAGGCGCTGTGTCTGACCGACCGGGACACGGTGCTGGCCTGGGACGGGCCGGGCGCCGACCACCACCAGCGGCGGGTGATGGCCCGGGTGGCGTTGATGCTGGAGTCGGGGCGCAGCCAGAGCGTGCGGACGCAGTGCGAGCGGCCCGACTGCCCGCTCAGATGGGCGGTGTTCGCGCCGCTGACCGGTGAGGACGGGGTGCTGGGCGCGCTGGTGGCGTACGGGTCCCGGGAGTCGGCGGTGCTGGTGCGGGCCGCGACCGAGGTCGCGCGGTGGGTCTCCGTACAGCTGGAGCTGTCGGAGTTGGATCGCGCGCGGACGCGGCTGATGGAGGCGGAGATCAAGGCGCTGCGGGCGCAGATCTCCCCGCACTTCATCTTCAACTCCCTCGCGGCGATCGCCTCCTTCGTGCGGACGGACCCGGAGCGGGCGCGGGACCTGCTGCTGGAGTTCGCGGACTTCACCCGCTACTCCTTCCGGCGGCACGGGGAGTTCACGACGCTGGCCGAGGAGCTGCGGTCGATCCAGCAGTACCTGGCGCTGGCCGGGGCCCGGTTCGGGGACCGGCTGAAGGTGACCCTTCAGGTGGCGCCGGAGGTGCTGCCGGTGGCGCTGCCGTTCCTGTGCCTGCAACCCCTGGTGGAGAACGCGGTCAAGCACGGGCTGGAGGACTCCACCGGTGAGTGCCGGATCACCATCGCGGCCCGGGACGCGGGAGCGGAGGCGGTGTTGACCATCGAGGACAACGGCGTCGGGATGGATCCGGCGCTGCTGCGGCGGATCCTGGCCGGGGAGGTGAGCGGTTCCTCCTCCGGCATCGGGCTGCCGAACGTGGACGAGCGGATGCGGCAGGTCTACGGGGACGACTACGGGCTCGTCATCGAGACGGGCATCGGCGCCGGCATGAAGATCACCGTGACCATTCCGAAATACCGTGCGGGCGTGCACAGTTCGGGACCGGAAACCAGCCGGTCCCGGGTGGACCGGGCCGGGCCGTGGCATCCCGGCGACGGCGCGGCTTGA